A genomic window from Salvia miltiorrhiza cultivar Shanhuang (shh) chromosome 5, IMPLAD_Smil_shh, whole genome shotgun sequence includes:
- the LOC131024449 gene encoding uncharacterized protein LOC131024449 isoform X1 → MDAANSFKFLGFDNYLSLVAKAPKFSLPCSQLFRPNLGAKHGEFTLPRSSSIAVRSSWRSRISYRGNEGAEQCFRVPTISCSMVDGTGDYKEMEQSSSMDCRQEGVIDLKLPRRRLLVTFTCDACNARSQRLINRLAYERGLVYVQCSGCSQYHKLVDNLGLVIEYNLQEEIDTDQV, encoded by the exons ATGGACGCCGCTAACAGCTTCAAATTTCTCGGATTTGATAATTATCTGTCCCTTGTGGCCAAAGCCCCTAAATTTTCTCTTCCATGTTCCCAATTATTCAGACCTAATTTAGGCGCCAAACATGGAGAGTTTACACTTCCGAGGTCATCTTCCATCGCCGTTCGCAGTAGTTG GAGGTCGAGGATCTCTTACCGAGGAAATGAGGGTGCGGAGCAATGTTTTAGAGTGCCAACCATTTCATGTTCGATGGTAGATGGCACTGGAGACTACAAAGAAATGGAGCAGTCCTCTTCAATGGATTGCCGGCAG GAGGGTGTTATTGACTTGAAGCTCCCAAGAAGACGTTTGTTAGTAACTTTTACGTGTGATGCCTGTAATGCTCGGTCACAGAGGTTAATAAATAGACTAGCTTATGAACGTGGGCTTGTTTATGTGCAG TGTTCAGGATGTTCTCAGTACCACAAGCTTGTCGACAATCTTGGACTTGTTATCGAGTACAACTTGCAGGAGGAAATTGATACAGATCAAGTCTAG
- the LOC131024448 gene encoding lysine-rich arabinogalactan protein 19, translated as MATFLWACVSSLCILLITANAQAPAASPSNTPSTRSPPPSTPAPAASPPTAAVAPTTPPPASSPITPPPQPPVSPPVVTPTLPPALPPAVPPPQASPTPTQQPAPAPAVKAPAPAPVLPAPVAPPVAAPTPAPVPAPVEVPSPAPAPAKHKKRKHKHRHHHAPAPAPVVVKSPPAPPTQDTEDTAPAPSPTLNLNGGISLDQHGRTRMQVTAGMALATLLAVSGFFF; from the exons ATGGCAACATTTTTATGGGCTTGCGTTTCCAGCTTGTGCATTCTATTAATCACTGCGAATGCGCAAGCACCCGCAGCTTCACCTTCTAATACCCCATCGACGAGGTCCCCACCACCATCTACACCAGCCCCCGCAGCATCACCACCAACTGCAGCTGTAGCCCCAACCACTCCACCACCGGCTTCCAGCCCGATAACTCCACCACCACAACCTCCAGTAAGCCCGCCCGTTGTAACTCCAACACTACCACCGGCTTTACCACCAGCTGTACCTCCACCACAAGCATCTCCCACGCCAACGCAGCAGCCAGCACCAGCCCCCGCAGTAAAAGCACCTGCACCAGCACCAGTATTACCAGCACCGGTGGCACCACCTGTGGCAGCACCGACACCAGCACCGGTCCCAGCACCAGTAGAGGTCCCTTCACCCGCACCAGCACCTGCCAAGCACAAGAAACGAAAGCACAAACACAGGCATCATCATGCCCCAGCACCGGCACCAGTTGTTGTTAAAAGCCCTCCAGCACCACCAACCCAAGACACGGAGGACACAGCACCAGCACCCTCACCAACCTTAAATTTG AATGGCGGCATCTCACTTGATCAGCACGGAAGAACCAGAATGCAGGTGACCGCCGGAATGGCTCTCGCTACCCTTTTGGCTGTCAGCGGTTTCTTCTTCTAA
- the LOC131024449 gene encoding uncharacterized protein LOC131024449 isoform X2: protein MVDGTGDYKEMEQSSSMDCRQEGVIDLKLPRRRLLVTFTCDACNARSQRLINRLAYERGLVYVQCSGCSQYHKLVDNLGLVIEYNLQEEIDTDQV, encoded by the exons ATGGTAGATGGCACTGGAGACTACAAAGAAATGGAGCAGTCCTCTTCAATGGATTGCCGGCAG GAGGGTGTTATTGACTTGAAGCTCCCAAGAAGACGTTTGTTAGTAACTTTTACGTGTGATGCCTGTAATGCTCGGTCACAGAGGTTAATAAATAGACTAGCTTATGAACGTGGGCTTGTTTATGTGCAG TGTTCAGGATGTTCTCAGTACCACAAGCTTGTCGACAATCTTGGACTTGTTATCGAGTACAACTTGCAGGAGGAAATTGATACAGATCAAGTCTAG